One segment of Dryobates pubescens isolate bDryPub1 chromosome 23, bDryPub1.pri, whole genome shotgun sequence DNA contains the following:
- the HAUS3 gene encoding HAUS augmin-like complex subunit 3 encodes MSCGKDFVETLKRIGYPEADSLNGGDFDWLFESLEDRAFVEWFCGSVNEQCVVSEKELQDCDNLLKSGKPILEGNALDEVLKTLNPLDSKNRRQEEKDEEMKELEDELQTLQKLKNLQIYRHNKLQVMSSANNHLLQTLKSQEEEAHKDLKGGLNVFTVANKKLNRELLSLKEAAKKFVSFFTAPDAEQRAGVHPVFFSQLSLDEYLAEEEQSTAAVTSYVKSHFCQCVSEWLENSPEGSCQLADLGNQVTCHETDEVGEERQEIARLQIAHICAQHQLIQMQVKEESRKSATKCAEDMLQSLNKDPRNQENLDAKIQSLNDQISTIKEDITRINNEELLPLLKEKAQLFCTPVVKACLDHQIAQQESCASRQDAVCRHLIRQIASFELLELAYEIEMRKLKKIYSHLEGLVESLKQSSDELEQRLQVMTERAQQAKPRSTISSEDGFPCRLYKALEGDDEKPQLFRAYENLEQMARKLKQDCDAAQDQLEASSREQALQLSKLEGDVDALWDAMYHGGNQLQLRSPELTELFHHLQADLSKLNELLTDLIADVKSKRDFLESSKLHQMERDLYLYFFKDEEHLKEMVEQLEQKSRVKTSGLEDQNLTASGVLND; translated from the exons ATGAGCTGTGGGAAAGATTTTGTGGAAACTCTTAAGAGAATTGGATATCCAGAAGCTGATTCACTTAATGGAGGAGATTTTGATTGGCTTTTTGAGTCTTTGGAAGACAGAGCCTTTGTGGAGTGGTTTTGTGGCAGTGTAAATGAGCAGTGTGTGGTCTCTGAAAAAGAACTGCAAGATTGTGATAACCTTTTGAAGTCTGGGAAGCCCATTTTGGAAGGAAATGCACTGGACGAAGTCCTTAAAACCTTGAATCCTCTGGATTCAAAGaacaggaggcaggaggagaaagatgAGGAAATGAAGGAATTGGAAGATGAGCTTCAAACACTTCAGAAGTTAAAAAACCTTCAAATTTATCGGCATAATAAGCTTCAAGTTATGAGTTCTGCAAACAACCATTTGTTACAAACATTAAAAAGCCAAGAGGAAGAAGCACACAAAGATTTGAAAGGAGGACTGAATGTGTTTACTGTAGCAAATAAGAAGCTTAATAGGGAACTGCTGTCGCTCAAGGAAGCAGCTAAGAAATTTGTCTCTTTCTTCACTGCTCCAGATGCAGAGCAAAGGGCAGGTGTGCATccagtatttttttcccaactTTCTTTGGATGAGTATTTGGCTGAGGAAGagcaaagcactgcagcagtcACCTCTTATGTAAAAAGCCATTTTTGTCAATGTGTTTCTGAATGGCTTGAAAATTCCCCCGAAGGCAGCTGTCAGCTTGCAGATCTAGGCAACCAAGTCACTTGTCATGAGACCGATGAAGTTGGTGAAGAGAGGCAAGAGATAGCCAGGCTCCAGATAGCGCATATCTGTGCTCAACATCAGCTCATCCAGATGCAAGTGAAAGAGGAGAGCAGGAAGTCAGCTACCAAATGTGCGGAGGACATGCTGCAGTCCTTAAACAAG GATCCTAGGAACCAGGAAAACCTGGATGCCAAAATACAGAGTCTAAATGATCAAATCTCCACAATTAAGGAAGACATCACTCGGATAAACAATGAGGAGCTGCTTCCCCTTCTGaaagagaaggcccagctttttTGTACACCAGTAGTGAAAGCATGCTTGGATCATCAGATTGCTCAGCAGGAAAGTTGTGCTTCAAGACAGGATGCAGTGTGCAGGCATTTGATCAGACAGATAGCATCGTTTGAACTTCTTGAGCTAGCCTATGAAATAGAGATGAGGAAACTTAAGAAGATCTACTCTCACCTGGAGGGTTTGGTGGAGTCTCTGAAACAAAGCAGCGATGAGTTGGAGCAGAGACTGCAGGTGATGACTGAAAGAGCTCAGCAGGCAAAGCCAAGGAGCACCATCAGTTCAGAGGATGGGTTTCCTTGCAG GCTGTATAAGGCTCTGGAAGGAGACGATGAAAAGCCCCAGTTGTTTAGAGCATATGAAAACCTGGAGCAGATGGCTCGGAAGTTAAAGCAGGACTGTGATGCTGCCCAAGATCAGCTAGAAGCATCTTCTCGGGAGCAGGCTCTCCAGTTGTCCAAGCTAGAAGGTGATGTGGATGCCCTTTGGGATGCTATGTATCATGGAGGGAATCAGCTACAGCTCAGAAGTCCG GAACTTACTGAGCTGTTTCATCACCTGCAAGCTGATTTAAGTAAACTAAATGAACTCCTTACGGATCTGATTGCTGATGTGAAATCCAAAAGAGACTTTCTGGAGTCCAGCAAGCTCCATCAGATGGAAAGAGActtgtatttgtattttttcaAAGATGAAGAGCACTTGAAAGAGATGGTGGAGCAGCTTGAGCAGAAGTCTCGGGTGAAAACCAGTGGTCTGGAAGATCAGAACCTCACAGCCAGTGGTGTTCTTAATGATTAA